From one Trifolium pratense cultivar HEN17-A07 linkage group LG1, ARS_RC_1.1, whole genome shotgun sequence genomic stretch:
- the LOC123903091 gene encoding serine/threonine-protein kinase 38-like, producing the protein MESTRRWFSKFRPKSKEAASKAKEGSKPPISEEPPSTVTKQKVDAAKHYIENHYKKQMQSLQERKERRNMLEKKLADAEVSEQEQNNLLKYLEKKETEIMRLQRHKMGADDFEPLTMIGKGAFGEVRVCREKATGHVYAMKKLKKSEMLRRGQVEHVKAERNLLAEVDSNCIVKLYCSFQDDEYLYLVMEYLPGGDMMTLLMRKDILTEDEARFYVGETVLAIESIHKHNYIHRDIKPDNLLLDKHGHMKLSDFGLCKPLDCSNLQEKDLSVGMNRSGLLQSDGRPSAPKRSQQEQLQHWQKNRRMLAYSTVGTPDYIAPEVLLKKGYGVECDWWSLGAIMYEMLVGYPPFYSDEPMATCRKIVNWRTTLKFPEEAKLSPEAKDLICRLLCNVEQRLGTKGADEIKAHAWFEGTEWDKLYQMKAAFMPEVNDELDTQNFEKFEEADKQTEPSSKAGPWRKMLPSKDINFVGYTYKNYEIVDENVIPGIAELRKKTKPKRPSIKSLFAEDESSKASSNQPVRGSFLNLLPPQMEVPEKNVSQ; encoded by the exons ATGGAATCTACAAGGCGTTGGTTTAGTAAGTTCAGGCCAAAAAGTAAGGAAGCTGCAAGCAAGGCAAAAGAAGGGTCTAAACCCCCAATAAGCGAAGAACCACCTTCAACTGTAACGAAACAGAAGGTTGATGCTGCAAAGCATTACATAGAAAATCATTATAAGAAGCAGATGCAGAGCCTGCAGGAGAGGAAGGAAAG ACGTAATATGCTAGAAAAGAAATTGGCTGATGCCGAAGTCTCCGAGCAAGAGCAGAACAATTTGCTTAAGTATTTGGAGAAAAAGGAGACAGAAATCATGCGCCTTCAGCGGCATAAGATGGGTGCCGATGACTTTGAGCCCCTGACTATGATCGGAAAAGGTGCATTTGGAGAG GTTAGAGTCTGCCGGGAGAAGGCAACTGGTCATGTATATGCTATGAAGAAGCTTAAGAAATCCGAGATGCTTCGTAGAGGACAG GTTGAACATGTCAAGGCTGAGAGGAACCTTCTTGCAGAAGTTGATAGCAATTGCATTGTAAAACTTTATTGTTCCTTTCAAGATGACGAGTATTTATATCTCGTAATGGAGTATCTACCTGGTGGAGATATGATGACGTTGCTGATGAGGAAAGATATACTGACTGAAGATGAAGCTAGGTTCTATGTCGGGGAGACTGTTCTAGCCATAGAGTCCATTCATAAACATAATTATATTCATAG AGATATCAAGCCTGACAACTTGCTGCTGGATAAACATGGTCACATGAAATTATCAGATTTCGGATTATGTAAGCCGCTGGACTGCAGTAACCTTCAGGAAAAAGACTTATCTGTTGGTATGAACAGAAGTGGACTCCTTCAAAGTGATGGACGTCCTTCAGCTCCTAAGCGCTCACAACAGGAGCAACTGCAGCACTGGCAGAAAAATCGCAGAATGCTA GCCTATTCTACGGTTGGAACACCGGATTATATTGCTCCAGAAGTTCTATTGAAGAAAGGATATGGCGTGGAATGTGACTG GTGGTCTCTAGGAGCCATAATGTATGAAATGCTTGTTGGGTATCCTCCGTTTTATTCAGACGAACCAATGGCAACTTGTAGAAAG ATAGTAAATTGGAGAACTACTTTGAAATTTCCGGAAGAAGCTAAACTTTCACCAGAGGCAAAGGATCTTATTTGCAGACTCCTATGCAATGTGGAGCAGAGGCTTGGAACTAAAGGAGCTGATGAAATAAAG GCTCATGCATGGTTTGAAGGTACTGAGTGGGACAAATTGTACCAAATGAAAGCTGCTTTTATGCCTGAGGTCAATGACGAATTAGatactcaaaattttgagaaatttgaaGAG GCGGACAAGCAAACTGAACCTTCCTCAAAGGCAGGGCCATGGAGAAAG ATGCTTCCATCTAAAGATATTAACTTTGTTGGTTACACATACAAGAATTATGAAATTGTGGATGAAAATGTAATACCTGGAATTG CTGAATTGAGGAAGAAGACAAAACCTAAAAGGCCATCAATTAAGTCCTTATTTG CTGAAGATGAATCATCTAAGGCTTCTTCTAATCAACCTGTTAGAGGGAGCTTCTTAAATCTCTTACCTCCTCAGATGGAAGTTCCAGAGAAAAATGTATCACAATGA